The following coding sequences are from one Shewanella putrefaciens window:
- the ispF gene encoding 2-C-methyl-D-erythritol 2,4-cyclodiphosphate synthase, with the protein MKIRIGHGFDVHKFGEDRPLILCGVEVPYETGLVAHSDGDVVLHAVSDAILGAMALGDIGKHFPDTDTAYKGADSRVLLRHCYDLAKQRGFELGNVDVTIIAQAPKIAPHIEAMRQVLATDLMAELDDINVKATTTEKLGFTGRKEGIAVEAVVLMSRKQD; encoded by the coding sequence ATGAAAATCCGTATCGGTCATGGTTTCGATGTTCACAAATTTGGCGAAGATCGGCCCTTAATATTGTGTGGTGTTGAAGTACCCTATGAGACTGGGCTCGTCGCACATTCCGATGGTGATGTGGTGTTGCATGCAGTGTCTGATGCCATTCTGGGAGCGATGGCTCTCGGAGATATAGGCAAACATTTTCCCGATACGGATACCGCCTATAAAGGCGCTGATAGCCGCGTATTATTGCGTCATTGCTATGATTTGGCAAAGCAAAGGGGTTTTGAACTAGGTAATGTTGATGTCACTATTATTGCCCAAGCGCCCAAAATTGCACCCCATATTGAAGCTATGCGCCAAGTGCTTGCCACCGATTTAATGGCCGAATTGGATGATATTAACGTCAAAGCCACCACTACTGAAAAGTTAGGTTTTACAGGACGTAAAGAAGGCATTGCGGTAGAAGCAGTTGTGTTGATGAGCCGTAAACAAGATTAA
- the ispD gene encoding 2-C-methyl-D-erythritol 4-phosphate cytidylyltransferase, producing MMKANPDPQSVVAIVPAAGIGSRMGADKPKQYLEVLGQSILAHTLDTLLSHQQITQVIIALHPNDSFFYALPQAQHPKLITVLGGGERADSVLAALMKAPEDSWALVHDAARPCLTLADIDKLLVSRADFPHGAILAMPVRDTMKRANQKGEINATVCRDNLWHALTPQLFPTSELKMHLQAAILAGVTVTDEASAMEWAGISPGLVSGRADNIKVTHPDDLELAELFLMRVAK from the coding sequence ATGATGAAAGCAAATCCAGATCCCCAAAGCGTTGTCGCGATCGTGCCCGCAGCAGGAATTGGTAGCCGCATGGGGGCCGATAAACCCAAGCAATATCTTGAGGTATTAGGTCAAAGTATTCTTGCCCATACGTTAGATACACTATTGTCGCATCAACAAATCACCCAAGTGATTATTGCACTACATCCTAATGACTCATTTTTTTACGCATTACCACAAGCGCAGCATCCAAAACTTATCACAGTGCTTGGTGGCGGTGAGCGTGCTGATTCAGTGTTGGCGGCGTTGATGAAAGCGCCTGAAGATAGTTGGGCCTTGGTACATGACGCAGCAAGGCCCTGTTTAACCTTGGCTGATATCGATAAATTACTTGTGTCACGTGCCGATTTCCCCCATGGGGCGATATTGGCAATGCCAGTGCGTGATACGATGAAGCGTGCTAATCAAAAAGGGGAAATAAATGCAACTGTTTGCCGCGATAATTTATGGCATGCGTTGACGCCGCAATTATTTCCAACATCTGAGTTGAAAATGCATCTTCAAGCGGCAATCCTAGCTGGTGTAACGGTTACGGATGAAGCCTCAGCCATGGAATGGGCAGGGATATCACCGGGGCTGGTTTCTGGCCGTGCCGACAATATCAAAGTCACACATCCCGATGATCTGGAGCTGGCTGAACTCTTTTTAATGCGCGTGGCAAAATAG
- the ftsB gene encoding cell division protein FtsB — protein sequence MKFFVIALIVLLGLLQYRLWSGSNSLPEYFVLQKHIAVQQEGNDKLNERNQVLKEEIIDLKSGTEAIEERARNELGMVKEGETFYRVVGGERSVSSPSQ from the coding sequence ATGAAATTTTTTGTCATTGCACTCATAGTGCTACTCGGTTTATTGCAATATCGGCTATGGTCGGGAAGCAACAGTCTGCCCGAATACTTTGTCTTGCAAAAACATATTGCGGTTCAGCAAGAAGGTAACGATAAACTCAATGAGCGTAACCAAGTGCTGAAAGAAGAAATTATCGACCTTAAAAGCGGTACTGAGGCCATTGAAGAACGCGCGCGTAACGAGCTCGGTATGGTAAAAGAAGGTGAAACTTTCTACCGTGTGGTGGGTGGTGAACGCTCAGTATCGAGTCCTTCTCAGTGA
- the eno gene encoding phosphopyruvate hydratase, whose protein sequence is MAKIINVIGREIMDSRGNPTVEAEVHLEGGFVGMAAAPSGASTGSREALELRDGDKSRYLGKGVLTAVANVNGVIRTALLGKDATAQAELDQIMIDLDGTENKDKLGANAILAVSLAAAKAAAASKGIPLYAHIAELNGTPGQYSMPVPMMNILNGGEHADNNVDIQEFMVQPVGAKTFREALRMGAEIFHTLKKVLHDKGLSTSVGDEGGFAPNLASNADALAVIKEAVELAGYKLGTDVTLALDCAASEFYKDGKYDLAGEGKVFDSNGFSDFLKSLADQYPIVSIEDGLDESDWDGWAYQTQIMGDKIQLVGDDLFVTNTKILTRGIENGIANSILIKFNQIGSLTETLAAIRMAKEAGYTAVISHRSGETEDATIADLAVGTAAGQIKTGSLCRSDRVAKYNQLLRIEEQLGEKAPYRGLKEIKGQA, encoded by the coding sequence ATGGCTAAGATTATTAACGTGATTGGTCGCGAGATTATGGATTCTCGTGGTAACCCAACAGTTGAAGCCGAAGTGCATTTAGAAGGTGGTTTTGTGGGTATGGCGGCAGCGCCATCTGGCGCATCAACCGGTAGCCGCGAAGCGTTAGAATTACGTGATGGCGATAAGAGCCGTTATTTAGGCAAGGGCGTGTTAACCGCCGTTGCCAACGTCAACGGTGTCATCCGCACTGCGTTACTAGGCAAAGATGCCACTGCACAAGCTGAGCTTGATCAAATCATGATCGACTTAGACGGCACTGAAAACAAAGACAAGTTAGGCGCAAACGCTATTCTGGCTGTGTCTTTAGCGGCAGCCAAAGCAGCAGCAGCATCTAAAGGTATTCCTTTATACGCACATATCGCTGAATTAAACGGCACCCCTGGCCAATATTCTATGCCTGTGCCTATGATGAACATCTTAAACGGTGGCGAGCACGCGGATAACAACGTTGATATCCAAGAATTCATGGTGCAACCTGTTGGCGCAAAAACCTTCCGTGAAGCACTGCGTATGGGCGCTGAAATTTTCCATACGTTAAAAAAAGTATTACACGACAAAGGCCTAAGCACTTCTGTGGGTGACGAAGGTGGTTTTGCACCTAACTTAGCGTCAAACGCTGATGCGTTAGCTGTGATTAAAGAAGCGGTTGAACTGGCGGGCTACAAGTTAGGTACCGATGTGACTCTGGCATTAGACTGCGCCGCCTCTGAATTCTATAAAGATGGTAAATACGATTTAGCGGGCGAAGGTAAAGTCTTTGACTCGAACGGTTTCTCTGATTTCTTAAAATCATTGGCAGATCAATATCCAATCGTGTCTATCGAAGACGGCTTAGACGAATCAGATTGGGATGGTTGGGCTTACCAAACTCAAATTATGGGCGACAAGATCCAATTAGTGGGCGACGATTTATTCGTAACCAACACTAAAATCTTAACCCGCGGTATCGAAAACGGCATTGCTAACTCAATCCTTATCAAGTTTAACCAAATTGGTTCATTGACAGAGACTTTAGCGGCCATTCGTATGGCGAAAGAAGCAGGTTATACCGCAGTGATTTCACACCGTAGTGGTGAAACTGAAGACGCGACCATCGCCGATTTAGCTGTGGGTACAGCGGCAGGTCAAATCAAAACGGGCTCACTGTGTCGTTCTGACCGTGTGGCTAAATACAACCAATTGCTGCGCATCGAAGAGCAATTAGGTGAAAAAGCCCCATACCGTGGTTTGAAAGAGATCAAAGGTCAGGCGTAA
- a CDS encoding CTP synthase, producing MTTRYIFVTGGVVSSLGKGIAAASLAAILEARGLNVTIMKLDPYINVDPGTMSPTQHGEVFVTEDGAETDLDLGHYERFIRTKMNRRNNFTTGRIYEEVLRKERRGDYLGATIQVIPHITNAIKEKVLAGGEGHDVAIVEIGGTVGDIESLPFLESIRQLGVELGRDRTLFMHLTLVPFLGAAGEVKTKPTQHSVKELRSIGIAPDVLICRGDRAIPANERAKISLFCNVEERAVISLKDVDSIYKIPALLRSQGLDDLVVKRFGLECREADLSEWENVIYQEANPNGEVVIGMVGKYIELPDAYKSVNEALKHAGLKNRVSVTIKYIDSQTVEAKGDEVLQGLDGILVPGGFGERGVEGKILAAKFARENKLPYFGICLGMQVALIEFARNVAGMTDAHSTEFNKETPFPVVGLITEWVDEEGNVEQRHEASDLGGTMRLGAQLCHLLEGSKAAQAYKGNSCIERHRHRYEVNNKYRERLEQAGMVFSGLSSDRKLVEMIELKDHPWFVAGQFHPEFTSTPRDGHPLFEGFIAAASAHQKRDLK from the coding sequence ATGACTACAAGGTATATCTTCGTTACTGGTGGCGTTGTTTCATCACTAGGTAAAGGCATTGCAGCAGCATCATTAGCTGCAATTTTAGAGGCCCGCGGTCTCAATGTAACCATCATGAAACTGGACCCTTACATTAACGTTGATCCGGGTACCATGAGCCCAACCCAACATGGCGAAGTATTTGTTACTGAAGACGGTGCAGAAACAGATCTCGACTTGGGTCACTACGAGCGTTTTATCCGTACTAAGATGAATCGTCGTAACAACTTCACTACCGGTCGTATTTACGAAGAAGTACTACGTAAAGAACGTCGTGGCGATTATTTGGGCGCAACCATTCAGGTTATTCCACATATCACTAATGCGATTAAAGAAAAAGTATTAGCAGGTGGCGAAGGCCATGATGTGGCTATCGTCGAAATCGGCGGTACTGTGGGTGATATCGAGTCCTTGCCGTTCCTTGAGTCTATCCGTCAGCTCGGCGTTGAGCTTGGCCGCGATCGTACTCTGTTCATGCATTTAACCTTAGTGCCTTTCTTAGGTGCGGCTGGCGAAGTGAAAACTAAGCCAACTCAACACTCAGTAAAAGAGTTGCGTTCTATTGGTATTGCACCCGATGTGTTGATTTGCCGTGGCGATCGCGCAATTCCAGCAAACGAGCGCGCGAAGATTTCGCTATTCTGTAATGTTGAAGAGCGTGCGGTTATTTCATTAAAAGATGTTGATAGTATTTATAAAATCCCAGCACTGCTGCGTTCACAAGGTTTGGATGACTTAGTGGTTAAGCGTTTCGGTTTAGAATGCCGTGAAGCTGACTTATCTGAGTGGGAAAATGTGATTTACCAAGAAGCTAATCCAAACGGCGAAGTCGTGATTGGTATGGTGGGTAAATACATTGAACTGCCAGATGCCTATAAGTCAGTCAACGAAGCATTAAAACATGCAGGCCTTAAAAACCGCGTATCTGTGACCATCAAGTATATTGATTCACAAACCGTAGAAGCTAAAGGCGATGAAGTCCTACAGGGCTTAGACGGTATCTTAGTACCAGGTGGCTTCGGCGAGCGTGGTGTTGAAGGTAAGATACTGGCGGCAAAATTTGCCCGTGAAAACAAACTACCTTATTTCGGTATTTGTTTAGGTATGCAAGTTGCTCTGATTGAGTTTGCCCGTAATGTTGCTGGTATGACTGATGCTCATTCAACGGAATTCAATAAAGAAACGCCATTCCCAGTAGTAGGTTTAATCACTGAATGGGTTGATGAGGAAGGTAATGTTGAGCAACGCCATGAGGCTTCTGATTTAGGTGGCACTATGCGTTTAGGCGCACAATTGTGCCATTTACTTGAAGGCTCTAAAGCGGCACAAGCCTACAAAGGCAATAGCTGTATCGAACGCCATCGTCACCGTTACGAAGTGAACAACAAGTACAGAGAACGCTTAGAGCAAGCTGGCATGGTGTTCAGTGGTTTATCTTCCGATCGCAAGTTGGTAGAAATGATCGAATTAAAAGATCACCCATGGTTTGTTGCGGGTCAATTCCACCCTGAGTTCACCTCAACGCCACGCGATGGTCATCCATTGTTCGAAGGCTTTATTGCCGCAGCGAGCGCACACCAAAAACGTGATCTGAAGTAA
- the mazG gene encoding nucleoside triphosphate pyrophosphohydrolase produces the protein MTSHTAPLTSFSTTEPSMTETSTTEPSTTELSITDVEPLLKIMEKLRDPHTGCPWDKAQTFQTIVPFTLEEAYEVADTIERLAWDELPDELGDLLFQIVFYCQLGKEQGLFDFSSVIEKISDKLTRRHPHVFGEQNVQIGDSAKAMKANWEAIKASEREQKAQQVAGETQADIIVSALDNIPRSQPALSRSIKIQQRVARVGFDWAELEPVVAKIHEEIDEVLHEVNQDEQDQAKVQSEMGDLLFAVVNLARHLKVDPEQALRQANLKFERRFRGVEQLASDSGKSMEEHTLMELDAYWDQVKAMETR, from the coding sequence ATGACTTCCCACACGGCGCCATTAACCTCATTTTCTACTACTGAACCTTCTATGACTGAAACTTCTACAACGGAACCATCTACAACGGAACTGTCTATAACAGATGTAGAGCCGCTACTTAAGATAATGGAAAAACTGCGTGATCCGCACACGGGTTGCCCTTGGGATAAAGCGCAAACCTTTCAAACCATAGTGCCTTTTACCTTAGAGGAGGCCTATGAAGTTGCCGATACCATAGAACGTTTAGCCTGGGATGAGTTACCCGATGAACTCGGGGATTTGTTATTTCAAATCGTATTCTATTGTCAGCTCGGCAAAGAGCAGGGGTTATTTGATTTTTCGAGCGTGATTGAGAAAATCAGCGACAAGTTAACCCGTCGTCATCCCCATGTGTTTGGTGAGCAAAATGTACAAATTGGCGATAGCGCCAAAGCGATGAAAGCCAATTGGGAGGCGATTAAGGCGAGTGAACGTGAACAAAAGGCACAGCAAGTGGCGGGTGAAACCCAAGCCGATATTATTGTTTCAGCGCTAGACAATATTCCTCGCTCACAACCCGCGCTGTCACGTTCAATCAAAATTCAGCAAAGGGTGGCGCGAGTCGGGTTTGATTGGGCCGAGCTTGAGCCCGTGGTCGCTAAAATCCATGAAGAAATCGATGAAGTCTTGCATGAAGTGAATCAAGACGAGCAAGACCAAGCTAAAGTGCAGTCCGAAATGGGCGATTTGCTGTTTGCCGTAGTGAATTTAGCTCGACATCTTAAGGTCGATCCTGAACAAGCGTTGCGCCAAGCCAATCTTAAATTTGAACGCCGTTTTCGCGGCGTTGAACAGTTGGCCAGTGACAGCGGTAAAAGCATGGAAGAGCATACATTAATGGAGCTCGATGCCTATTGGGACCAAGTAAAAGCGATGGAGACGAGATAA
- the aguA gene encoding agmatine deiminase, translated as MTNVNVDVTPLTTKPSQDGFYMPAEWAAQQAVWMIWPYRPDNWRAAGAYAQATFAKVADAIGAATPVYMGVPKAFLAEAKAVMPSHVTLVEMDSNDCWARDTGPTVVVNAHGECRGVDWGFNAWGGHNGGLYFPWDKDEQVAQQMLAQHGFARYSAPLILEGGSIHVDGEGTCMTSAECLLNANRNPELTKEQIEDLLRDYLNVKQFIWLQDGVYMDETDGHIDNMCCFARPGEVILHWTDDETDPQYPRSKAALEVLQNTVDAKGRKLKIHLLPQPGPLYCSEEESKGVTEGTGVPRTAGERLAGSYVNFLITNNRIVFPLLDPATDDIAAQKLQEIFPEHEIVGVPAREILLGGGNIHCITQQIPAGK; from the coding sequence ATGACAAACGTGAATGTGGATGTCACGCCGTTAACGACTAAGCCATCCCAAGATGGTTTTTATATGCCCGCCGAATGGGCTGCGCAGCAAGCGGTGTGGATGATTTGGCCCTATCGTCCTGATAACTGGCGCGCAGCTGGTGCCTATGCTCAGGCGACCTTTGCCAAGGTGGCCGATGCCATTGGCGCGGCAACTCCAGTGTATATGGGTGTCCCTAAAGCCTTTTTAGCCGAAGCTAAAGCGGTAATGCCATCCCACGTCACTTTGGTTGAAATGGACAGTAACGATTGCTGGGCTCGCGACACTGGGCCAACAGTAGTTGTAAATGCTCATGGCGAATGCCGCGGTGTTGACTGGGGTTTTAATGCTTGGGGCGGCCATAACGGTGGTTTGTACTTCCCATGGGATAAGGACGAGCAAGTCGCACAGCAAATGCTTGCGCAGCATGGTTTTGCCCGTTACAGCGCGCCGCTGATCCTCGAAGGTGGCTCCATCCATGTCGATGGTGAAGGCACCTGTATGACGAGTGCCGAATGTTTGCTCAACGCCAACCGTAACCCTGAACTGACAAAAGAACAGATTGAAGACTTACTGCGTGACTATTTGAATGTTAAGCAGTTTATCTGGTTACAAGATGGCGTTTATATGGATGAGACCGATGGCCATATCGACAATATGTGCTGTTTTGCCCGCCCTGGTGAAGTCATTCTGCACTGGACCGATGATGAAACTGATCCACAATATCCACGTTCAAAAGCCGCGTTAGAGGTGTTGCAAAATACCGTGGATGCCAAAGGCCGTAAGTTAAAAATCCATCTGTTGCCACAACCGGGGCCGCTGTATTGCAGCGAAGAAGAATCAAAAGGTGTGACCGAAGGCACTGGCGTGCCACGCACGGCGGGTGAGCGTTTAGCAGGTTCTTATGTGAACTTTTTAATCACCAATAATCGCATCGTGTTCCCGCTGCTTGACCCTGCAACCGATGATATCGCCGCCCAAAAACTGCAGGAAATCTTCCCAGAGCATGAGATTGTGGGTGTGCCAGCCCGTGAGATTTTATTAGGTGGCGGCAATATCCATTGTATTACTCAGCAAATCCCTGCTGGAAAGTAA
- a CDS encoding amidase — translation MFEVTEVSIAELRAALESGRTTAVELVKSYLARVEAYDGPATKTKLNALVVHNPDALKEAEASDARRARGETLSPLEGIPYTAKDSYLVNGLTAASGSPAFKDLVAQYDAFAVERLRAAGAICLGKTNIPPMANGGMQRGHYGRAESPYNAEYLTAPFASGSSNGAGTGTAASYSAFGLAEETWSSGRGPASNNGLCAYTPSRGVISVRGNWPLTPTMDVVVPYTRTMADMLEVLDVIVADDPITRGDLWRLQPWVQIPKASTIRPESYLALAASADTLKGKRFGVPRMYINKDELAGTSENPGIGGPTGQRIHTRQSVIDLWEAARRALEAAGAEVIEVDFPLVSNCEGDRPGAPTVFNRGIVTPQFLHDELWELSGWAFDEFLRANNDPKLNKLEDVVGHLIFPHDLGTLPNREGDLAAGMEEYVNMAKRGLKSFDQIDSIPDGLRGLEKTRKLDLEDWMDGLKLDAVLFPTVADVGPADAHVNPASADIAWSNGVWVANGNLAIRHLGVPTVTVPMGVMADIGMPVGLTFAGRAYDDNNLLKFAGAFESTGDRRMIPPRTPKLGQ, via the coding sequence ATGTTTGAAGTCACTGAAGTTTCTATTGCCGAGCTGCGTGCAGCGCTCGAATCTGGCCGCACCACCGCAGTTGAGTTGGTTAAGTCGTATCTCGCGCGGGTTGAGGCCTATGACGGCCCTGCGACAAAGACTAAGCTCAATGCGTTAGTGGTACATAATCCCGATGCGCTGAAAGAAGCCGAAGCCTCAGATGCGCGCCGCGCCCGTGGTGAAACCTTAAGCCCACTTGAGGGTATTCCGTATACCGCCAAGGATAGCTATTTGGTGAATGGGCTGACGGCGGCGTCTGGCAGCCCAGCCTTTAAAGATTTAGTGGCCCAGTACGATGCCTTTGCCGTTGAGCGCCTACGCGCCGCGGGTGCCATTTGCTTAGGCAAAACCAATATACCCCCCATGGCCAATGGCGGTATGCAGCGTGGTCACTATGGCCGCGCTGAAAGCCCATACAATGCTGAGTATCTTACTGCACCATTCGCTTCGGGCTCTTCCAATGGAGCGGGCACAGGTACGGCGGCAAGTTACTCGGCTTTCGGTCTTGCAGAAGAAACGTGGTCAAGTGGCCGTGGCCCTGCGTCCAATAATGGTTTATGCGCCTATACGCCGTCTCGCGGCGTGATTTCCGTGCGTGGCAACTGGCCGTTAACCCCGACCATGGATGTTGTCGTGCCTTATACTCGCACAATGGCGGATATGCTCGAAGTGTTGGATGTGATTGTGGCCGATGACCCCATTACTCGTGGCGATCTCTGGCGTCTGCAACCTTGGGTCCAAATCCCTAAAGCCTCCACAATTCGCCCAGAATCTTATCTGGCGCTGGCGGCTAGCGCCGATACGCTCAAAGGTAAGCGTTTTGGGGTGCCGCGCATGTACATCAATAAAGATGAATTGGCGGGTACCAGCGAAAATCCGGGTATTGGCGGCCCAACTGGTCAACGGATTCATACCCGCCAATCGGTTATCGATTTGTGGGAAGCGGCGCGTAGAGCCTTAGAAGCCGCTGGCGCCGAAGTGATTGAAGTCGATTTTCCGCTGGTTTCCAATTGTGAAGGTGACCGCCCGGGTGCGCCGACGGTGTTTAACCGCGGTATCGTTACGCCCCAATTCCTCCATGATGAATTATGGGAACTCTCAGGTTGGGCGTTCGATGAATTCCTGCGTGCTAACAATGACCCTAAACTCAACAAGCTTGAAGATGTGGTTGGGCATTTGATATTCCCTCATGATCTTGGCACCTTGCCTAACCGTGAAGGAGACTTAGCGGCAGGCATGGAAGAGTATGTCAACATGGCCAAGCGTGGCCTTAAATCCTTCGACCAGATCGACAGCATTCCCGATGGTCTGCGTGGCTTAGAGAAGACGCGTAAGCTGGATCTCGAAGACTGGATGGACGGGCTAAAGCTTGATGCCGTGCTGTTCCCAACCGTGGCCGATGTGGGCCCCGCCGATGCCCATGTGAATCCGGCTTCTGCCGATATCGCATGGAGTAACGGGGTTTGGGTAGCAAACGGAAACCTTGCGATTCGTCACTTAGGCGTACCAACTGTGACTG